A genomic window from Arvicola amphibius chromosome 5, mArvAmp1.2, whole genome shotgun sequence includes:
- the Mc5r gene encoding melanocortin receptor 5 yields the protein MNSSFQLHFLNLTPNATEDNILGPNVKNVSSACEDMGIAVEVFLTLGLVSLLENILVIGAIVKNKNLHSPMYFFVGSLAVADMLVSMSNVWETITIYLINNKHLVITDTFIRHIDNVFDSAICISVVASMCSLLAIAVDRYVTIFYALRYHHIMTARRSGVIIACIWIFCISCGIIFIIYYESKYAIICLISMFFTILFLMVSLYIHMFLLARNHVKRIAASPRYSSVRQRTSMKGAITLTMLLGVFIVCWSPFFLHLTLMISCPQNIYCSCFMSYFSMYLILIICNSVIDPLIYAFRSQEMRRTFKEIICCHGFRLIGRLCGRY from the coding sequence ATGAACTCCTCGTTTCAACTGCATTTCTTGAATCTTACCCCGAATGCCACAGAGGACAACATTTTAGGACCAAATGTCAAGAACGTGTCTTCAGCCTGTGAGGACATGGGCATCGCTGTGGAGGTGTTCCTGACTCTGGGGCTTGTCAGTCTCTTGGAGAACATCCTGGTCATTGGAGCCATAGTGAAGAACAAAAACCTGCACTCGCCTATGTACTTTTTTGTGGGCAGTTTAGCAGTCGCCGACATGCTGGTGAGCATGTCCAACGTCTGGGAGACCATCACCATCTACTTGATAAATAATAAGCACCTGGTGATAACAGACACCTTCATACGTCACATTGACAACGTGTTTGACTCCGCGATCTGCATTTCTGTTGTGGCATCCATGTGCAGTTTGCTGGCCATTGCCGTGGACAGGTATGTCACCATCTTCTACGCCTTGCGCTACCACCACATCATGACGGCCAGGCGCTCGGGGGTGATTATCGCCTGCATATGGATTTTTTGCATAAGCTGCGGTATCATTTTCATCATTTACTATGAATCCAAGTATGCCATCATTTGCCTCATCTCCATGTTCTTCACCATACTGTTCCTCATGGTGTCTCTCTATATACACATGTTCCTCCTGGCACGCAACCATGTCAAGCGCATAGCAGCGTCCCCCAGATATAGTTCTGTGAGGCAAAGGACCAGCATGAAGGGTGCCATTACCCTCACCATGCTACTGGGGGTTTTCATTGTGTGCtggtctcccttcttcctccaccttaCCTTGATGATCTCATGCCCCCAGAATATCTATTGCTCTTGCTTTATGTCGTACTTCAGTATGTACCTGATACTCATCATATGTAACTCGGTGATTGATCCTCTGATCTACGCCTTCCGCAGCCAGGAGATGCGGAGGACCTTTAAAGAGATCATTTGTTGTCATGGCTTTAGACTAATTGGTAGGCTCTGTGGCAGGTATTag
- the Sem1 gene encoding 26S proteasome complex subunit SEM1: MTRHSLTENPSDGSERGGARCGAKSEKKQPVDLGLLEEDDEFEEFPAEDWAGLDEDAHVWEDNWDDDNVEDDFSNQLCAELEKHGYKMETS; this comes from the exons atgACGAGACACAGTTTAACAGAGAACCCATCAGA CGGATCTGAGCGCGGTGGAGCTCGGTGCGGCGCGAAGTCCGAGAAGAAGCAGCCTGTCgacctgggtctcctggaagaggaCGACGAGTTCGAGGAGTTTCCCGCGGAAGACTGGGCTGGCTTAGATGAAGATGCACATGTCTGGGAGGATAATTGGGATGATGACAATGTAGAAGATGACTTCTCCAATCAGTTATGCGCTGAGCTCGAGAAGCACGGGTACAAGATGGAAACGTCATAG